The genome window TCTAGCATGATAACAGCATCACATCCAACAGGAATCGGCCCTCCTGTCATAATCCGGACCGCTTGATTTTCCCTAACGGTATTTGCAAAAACTTCCCCGGCGCCAATATGGCCGATAACAGATAGTGTGATCGGATTTTCTGTTGATGCTCTGCAAGTGTCACTGGAGCGAATAGCATATCCATCATATGGCGAACGATCAAATGGGGGCACATCATGATCGGCCAGAACATCTTCTGCCAAAACTCGATCCATACTTTGTTCCAATGCTATATGTTCAATGTCGCCTGCTGCCCCATATTGCATGACTCGTTCAATTGCTTCTGTAACTTTTATTGGTTCTCGCCGTTCCATCATTATCCCCCCTTAACCTACTAGCTGATAGTAAATTTTTTTCGCTTCTGTAACGGAATTAGTGCCATGTATTAATGTTCTCCCATCAAGGAAAAAGACAATTCGATAGGACTGGTACGTAATCGATACTAGATATTCATTCTGTTTTACACTCGTAAAGACTTGAAATCGGGCTGCTAATGCTGCTAAGGAGTGTGATGTACTCGCCCTAAGCTGGACCGTATCTCTTCCACACAAGACTTCCGTCTTCAACTGATTTTGGTATGCTAATGCTGGATATGTCGGGTTCATCCCACAAGTAAGGCACTCATCCCGCTTTACTCCCTCCACTCTAATCGTTTGATAAAGGTTATTCCAGAGATCAAACGTTAAATAAGTGGCTCGTTGTTTATCTGCTGCACCTGTTAGGAGCTTCAATGCTTCAGCTGTTTGATGTGCTACAACCATTTGCACGGCAGGACCAATGATTCCAACTGCATCACATGTCACACCTGCTACCGGTATGGCGTCAAGCAAACAACGTAAGCAAGGTGTTTCATTTGGAATAACCGTATAGCTCATTCCCGTAGCACCGACACAGGCACCAAAAATCCAAGGTATCCTATGCTGGTGCAACGCATCATTCAAGATAAATCGAGTATCAAAATTGTCAGTTGCGTCCATTACGAGATCCACATCTTTTATTAATGGCTCAAGCGTTTCACCTGTTACATCCATCACATGTGCATGAATCTTTATACACTGATTTATTTCCCGCAGGTGTTGTTGAGCTGCAATTGCCTTAGGGAGCTGCTGCTCTACATCTTTTTCCGTAAACAGATGCTGGCGTTGTAAATTACTCTCTTCTACATAATCTCGATCCACAATAGATACTTCCCCAACTCCCGCGCGGACAAGTGCTTCTGCATTAGCTGATCCTAAAGCTCCACACCCTACTATTAATACGTGCTTTTTCGCCATTTGCTCTTGTCCATGCTCGCCAATTGGCTGAAAACGTATTTGTCTGGAATATCGATTATTCATCGCTTTGCTCTCCTTTATTGATCTATCCACCAATATAGGACATCTCCATTTTCTTTCTATGCTTCGCTGACTCTTCCGTCCGTTCATCTGAATAGCGGTCGTTTCTGTTTTTCCATGTTGGCACAATTGATTGTAAAATTGTCTGGTCATCTGCATTAGAACGTAATAATGTTCGAAGATCGAGCCCGCCGCTTGCAAATAAACAGGTATAAAACTTCCCATCTGCTGCTAGCCTGGCTCGTGTGCATGTAGAACAAAAGGATTCAGAAACTGACGTAATGAATCCAACCTCTGCATTAGTTCCAACATAACGATAACGCTTTGCCACTTCTCCTATATAGGCAGAATCCACAGGTTCCAGCTCAAAATGATGGCTTAATTGCTCAAACAGCTGTTTTTTCGTTAGCACCTGGCTGAAATCCCAACCATTTGTTTGGCCAACATCCATAAACTCAATGTATCGCAATGGTATTTCCTGTTCTTTAAAGTATTTTGCCATTGGGATTACTTGTTGATCATTCATTCCCTTTTTGACAACCATATTCACTTTTACACTGAGTCCAGCCTTTCGTGCCTGTTCAATGGAGTCTAATATTTTTTTAGTCGGTATACCGCTATCGTTAATTGATTGAAAAACTTTATCATCTAATGCATCCAAGCTCACATTCACACGTTCTAAACCTGCTTGCTTCAAACTTTTTGCCATTTTCCCTAGCAGCATTCCATTTGTTGTCAAGCCAATATCCTCTAACCCATCAATAGCAGCTAACTTCTCAATTAGGGTTGCAATGTCTCTTCGTAATAAAGGTTCCCCGCCTGTTAAACGAATTTTCCTTACGCCTAATTGAACAAATAGTTTAGCTAATCGTTCAATCTCCTCAAAACTTAGCAACTGGTCTTTGGGCAAGAAAGAAAAGTCTTTACCGAAGATTTCCCTTGGCATACAATACGTACAACGAAAGTTACATCGATCAATAACTGATATACGTAAATCTTGTAATGGACGACCGAGCCTATCCTGTAACATGCTAAATTCTCCTCTGTTGGTTGTAACCTCATATTTGATCGCTTTCTTCTCTTTTATACGATAATACTTCTCAGCTGTTTACTTGCAATTTGACTAGCTTATTTTCATAGTAAGACTGCTGCTTTGGAAAATCATGACGCTGGTAAAAATCAATTACTGCTGCGAGTGCCTCTTCAGAGAGTGCCTTATCTTTTAGCTTTTCTATCTGTTCTACGCCATACTGGTACCACTCACTTGCTTTTGCAATGTCCTTTTCAGCCTTTTGTTCATAACAATAAGCAAGACGAATACTTGCAAATCCTAAGGAATCCTTACTAACCGGTCTAAGGCCTTGATAAATATCAATGGCTTCTTGATAGCAGATAAAAGCTTTTTCCATATCGTTTTGTTGAATAAAATTAAATCCAATTGCTTGTAATGTATCTGCATATGCCTTCGATTGTTTTTTATTTGCCTTTTCCAATTGATCTAGGAAAGCTTGATATAGATTTCTCGCTTGTTCATACGACTGTTCTTTCGAATAAATCTTCCCGAGTGCATAAAGGAATTGCATTTGAATACGGGGATGGCCTTTCGTTAACGGCAACCCTTTCTCCAAGTAGTATTTGGCGTCCTCTAATTGGTTTACCTTCATAAGTAACGTTCCGATTTTTGAATAGGCATAGACAACCATGAAGTGCTCTTGCTCATGAACTTGTTCCAGCTGTTTAAGGCTTCTCTTATAATAATTGATAGAACGTGGAGCATTTGCTAGATTCTCCTCCAGCTCTGCTAATAGCAAATTCGCCTTTGCTTGGTAAAGCAACAGTGGCTGTTCAAGGGCTTTCAAAAATGCCAGCGATTGCGATATTGCTTTCCTTGCCTTTTTCAAATCAAGATAAAAGTAGATTTCTCCCATCCGTAACAGGATCAAGGCTTGGGTTAACTTGTCATCTGTCTTTTGGTAATCTTGTAAGGTCTTCTCTTGAAGATACAAGGCGTCCTGATAATGCTCCATGCGAATATACGTCTCTGTCAATTCATTAATAGTCTGATAGATAATAGGATGCTCTTCAGGAATTACTTTCCGAAAGCAGGTTAATGCTTCTTTAAATTGTTCAACAGCCGTATCAAAGGCCAGATCTTGAAAGCCAATTTGTGCTAACAAATGATAGACGAGACCAAATATATAGTTATCTTCTACCTTATTTTTCTCTAGCTGCTTCAACAGTGTTGCTAATAGTTTTCTAGCATTGTCAATCTGTTTATAATCTTTTTCTAGTTTTGCATAGTTTAAATACGCGTCAACCAGTGGTCTAGTTAGTCCGAGCTTTCCTATTTTTGCTTGTTGAATTGCCTGTCTGCTATAATGAGCCGATTTATCATACTGGTTCCTTTTTCGAAAATACTTTGCAAGTGACAACGCAATGGTTAATTGATTCGATACGGAAAACTCCTGTGATCTCGCCTCGTAATGAGGTTCCAACTGGCTCACGATATCTTTTGCTTGTGCCATGTTATTCTCTTGGAGTGTTTTATCGAGCTCTGCCCCCAATAAAAGAATGTCCTGATGGTTCATCCTCATCCCAACCTTATTTGTAAAATTATTTCACTATGATAGGTGCTTCCCATCTCATCCAGCCTTACGTTGAACTCTTCGTTTATAAATCACATAATTTCTACTTAAATAACGAAGCGGAAAACTAAATGCATGAACTAATCGAGTAAACGGCCAAGAAACATATAAAGCAAATGTTGTGTAAATATGGATTTTAAACCAAATGGGTACTTCAGCCATTAGCTCAGGCTGCATACGAAAAACGAATAAACCTCTTAGCCACGGCGCGATCGTTGTCCGGTAATCAAATCCTTGTGAATCGACGTTCATGCTTGTTGCTAATAATCCTGTAAAAATAACAATGATGACCAAGATTAATGCTACCCAATCGCCAATCGAAGAGGTCGCTTTAATACGTTTCACACTAAACCTGCGGTGGGCAAGCAACAGAATCCCAATAAAAGCAACAATTCCTGCAGGTAACCCAAAGATTAGGGCAATTCTATGGTAAAAGTGCTCAGAAATACCAAAAGCATTATAGAAAGATACTGGAACAATCAGCCCTGCAATGTGGCCGCCCAAGACAAAAAATAACCCCCAGTGGAACATGAGCGATCCAATTCGCAGTCGCTTTTTTTCAAAAATTTCACTAGACTTTGTTGTCCAACCAAATTGATCCTTTTGATAACGATAAATTAAACCGCCAATAAAAATGGTCAGGACAATATAAGGGAAAACTCCCCAAAGTAATAAATTGAGTGAGTTCATATTGGTTACTCCTTTTCTTCCAGCTAATATCTCTTATCCTAGCTGGTTCTTAATTAATTGATCTCGCATCTTTGCAAGAATAGCTTGATCTTCTAAATTTGGTATAGGAGTTTGCTTTTCGGCTGTCAGATGATGCTCGAGGCCATCTTGTTCAAACAGCTGAATCAAAACATCAAAAAGTAAGCCATAAAAGCTTTTAATTGATAAGAGAGTTTCTCTAATTTCCCAAATTGCTTGTTCATGCATTTTCCAAAGCTCTTGTCTGATATCAGCTGAAACCTGTGCAGAAAATTCAAGCATTAACGGTATATAATCTGGCAGTTCTGTTTCAACAATGTCAAAGCCGGCTGCCTGATAAAATTTTTTTAGTTTTAGAAGCTCTAAGCCTCGCTCCTTTTGTTCACCATTTTTAAAATACGTAACGTAAAGATTTGTTTTCCGGTCAAAGTCAAATTGGCTTACATAATGATTAATCCAATCATCCAATGGTGTTTGCTCTACCAGCTCTATAAATTGAAACAGTTTTTGACGAATTCTCGTGTCGCCCACTTCCTGTATTTCTGCTGTTAAT of Niallia circulans contains these proteins:
- a CDS encoding ThiF family adenylyltransferase, with the translated sequence MNNRYSRQIRFQPIGEHGQEQMAKKHVLIVGCGALGSANAEALVRAGVGEVSIVDRDYVEESNLQRQHLFTEKDVEQQLPKAIAAQQHLREINQCIKIHAHVMDVTGETLEPLIKDVDLVMDATDNFDTRFILNDALHQHRIPWIFGACVGATGMSYTVIPNETPCLRCLLDAIPVAGVTCDAVGIIGPAVQMVVAHQTAEALKLLTGAADKQRATYLTFDLWNNLYQTIRVEGVKRDECLTCGMNPTYPALAYQNQLKTEVLCGRDTVQLRASTSHSLAALAARFQVFTSVKQNEYLVSITYQSYRIVFFLDGRTLIHGTNSVTEAKKIYYQLVG
- the narI gene encoding respiratory nitrate reductase subunit gamma, encoding MNSLNLLLWGVFPYIVLTIFIGGLIYRYQKDQFGWTTKSSEIFEKKRLRIGSLMFHWGLFFVLGGHIAGLIVPVSFYNAFGISEHFYHRIALIFGLPAGIVAFIGILLLAHRRFSVKRIKATSSIGDWVALILVIIVIFTGLLATSMNVDSQGFDYRTTIAPWLRGLFVFRMQPELMAEVPIWFKIHIYTTFALYVSWPFTRLVHAFSFPLRYLSRNYVIYKRRVQRKAG
- a CDS encoding tetratricopeptide repeat protein, which translates into the protein MNHQDILLLGAELDKTLQENNMAQAKDIVSQLEPHYEARSQEFSVSNQLTIALSLAKYFRKRNQYDKSAHYSRQAIQQAKIGKLGLTRPLVDAYLNYAKLEKDYKQIDNARKLLATLLKQLEKNKVEDNYIFGLVYHLLAQIGFQDLAFDTAVEQFKEALTCFRKVIPEEHPIIYQTINELTETYIRMEHYQDALYLQEKTLQDYQKTDDKLTQALILLRMGEIYFYLDLKKARKAISQSLAFLKALEQPLLLYQAKANLLLAELEENLANAPRSINYYKRSLKQLEQVHEQEHFMVVYAYSKIGTLLMKVNQLEDAKYYLEKGLPLTKGHPRIQMQFLYALGKIYSKEQSYEQARNLYQAFLDQLEKANKKQSKAYADTLQAIGFNFIQQNDMEKAFICYQEAIDIYQGLRPVSKDSLGFASIRLAYCYEQKAEKDIAKASEWYQYGVEQIEKLKDKALSEEALAAVIDFYQRHDFPKQQSYYENKLVKLQVNS
- the moaA gene encoding GTP 3',8-cyclase MoaA; protein product: MLQDRLGRPLQDLRISVIDRCNFRCTYCMPREIFGKDFSFLPKDQLLSFEEIERLAKLFVQLGVRKIRLTGGEPLLRRDIATLIEKLAAIDGLEDIGLTTNGMLLGKMAKSLKQAGLERVNVSLDALDDKVFQSINDSGIPTKKILDSIEQARKAGLSVKVNMVVKKGMNDQQVIPMAKYFKEQEIPLRYIEFMDVGQTNGWDFSQVLTKKQLFEQLSHHFELEPVDSAYIGEVAKRYRYVGTNAEVGFITSVSESFCSTCTRARLAADGKFYTCLFASGGLDLRTLLRSNADDQTILQSIVPTWKNRNDRYSDERTEESAKHRKKMEMSYIGG
- the narJ gene encoding nitrate reductase molybdenum cofactor assembly chaperone, with translation MKQTELYQMLAFLLRYPNEEFRQILLGLTAEIQEVGDTRIRQKLFQFIELVEQTPLDDWINHYVSQFDFDRKTNLYVTYFKNGEQKERGLELLKLKKFYQAAGFDIVETELPDYIPLMLEFSAQVSADIRQELWKMHEQAIWEIRETLLSIKSFYGLLFDVLIQLFEQDGLEHHLTAEKQTPIPNLEDQAILAKMRDQLIKNQLG